The following are encoded together in the Rhizobium tumorigenes genome:
- a CDS encoding ABC transporter permease — MQHYVSTAPFDPMQFEAMSAGQTRYHMASQKQLMWWKFKRHRVAVASGIFLLFLYGVVITAEFIAPYGLHTRNVDFIHAPPQAVHIFHDGKLVAPFVYGRSMSLDIETLRRSYTDKPDDVQPIRFLCRGDAYNFWGAIPSNIHLVCPAVGGQMYLLGTDRLGRDVFSRIIYGARISLTIGLIGISISFILGIVLGGLAGYHGGWFDLLVQRVIEVLQSLPSLPLWMALAAIMPVTWSPILVYFGITIILGILDWTGLARAVRSKLLSLREEDYVLAAQLMGAKSRRIIGRHLVPGFMSHLIATATISIPSMILGETALSFLGLGLRPPITSWGILLTEARSVSVIAFYPWLLFPMIPVILVILAFNFLGDGLRDAADPYK, encoded by the coding sequence ATGCAGCATTACGTCTCGACGGCACCATTCGACCCGATGCAGTTCGAGGCGATGTCGGCCGGCCAGACGCGCTATCACATGGCGTCGCAAAAGCAGCTTATGTGGTGGAAATTCAAGCGCCATCGGGTGGCTGTCGCCTCCGGCATATTCCTGCTTTTCCTCTACGGCGTCGTTATCACCGCCGAGTTCATTGCGCCCTATGGCCTGCACACGCGCAATGTCGACTTCATCCATGCGCCGCCCCAGGCGGTCCACATCTTCCATGACGGAAAGCTGGTGGCGCCCTTCGTCTACGGTCGCAGCATGTCGCTCGATATCGAGACGTTGCGCAGGTCCTATACGGATAAGCCTGACGACGTGCAGCCGATCCGCTTCCTCTGCCGTGGGGATGCCTATAATTTCTGGGGCGCCATTCCCTCCAACATCCATCTGGTCTGCCCGGCTGTGGGCGGGCAGATGTATCTGCTGGGAACAGACAGGCTCGGGCGGGACGTGTTCTCGCGGATCATCTACGGTGCACGCATTTCGCTGACCATCGGCCTGATCGGCATATCCATCAGCTTCATTCTCGGCATCGTGCTCGGCGGACTTGCCGGTTATCACGGTGGCTGGTTCGATCTCCTGGTGCAGCGGGTTATCGAAGTTCTGCAATCGCTACCGAGCCTGCCGCTGTGGATGGCGCTGGCGGCGATCATGCCGGTGACCTGGAGCCCGATCCTGGTCTACTTCGGGATCACCATCATTCTCGGCATTTTGGACTGGACCGGGCTTGCGCGCGCTGTCCGCTCAAAACTCCTGTCGCTGCGCGAAGAGGATTATGTGCTGGCGGCACAGCTGATGGGCGCCAAATCGCGACGCATCATCGGCCGGCATCTCGTACCAGGCTTCATGTCGCACCTGATCGCCACCGCGACGATTTCGATCCCGAGCATGATCCTCGGCGAAACCGCGCTGAGCTTTCTGGGACTTGGTTTGCGACCACCCATCACGAGTTGGGGTATCTTGCTGACAGAGGCCCGAAGCGTCAGTGTTATCGCCTTTTATCCTTGGCTTCTGTTCCCGATGATTCCAGTAATTCTTGTGATACTTGCGTTCAATTTTCTGGGAGATGGCTTGCGCGATGCTGCCGATCCCTACAAATAG
- a CDS encoding glycosyltransferase family protein, translated as MKRRVEDARILMYSHDTFGLGHLRRCRTIAHSLVGDYRGLNVLIISGATIAGAFDYRARVDFVQVPSVIKLKDGEYTSMSGDVDLKDTLKMRQAIIRQTAENFQPDIFIVDKEPLGLKGEVEDTLQYLKARGTTLVLGMRDVMDAPHLLDAEWKKSNMLEKIDQYYDRVWVYGPPDFYDPLLGLDVPAGVRRKMDFVGFLQRSVPQGKKSEHVPDEDYILVTTGGGGDGADLVRDIVNAYEQDRSLQYKTLIVLGPYMPARERTELVERANKISCLEVIEFDKRMEELIDGATAVVAMGGYNTYCEILSFDKPALIIPRTRPREEQLIRAQRASALGLVDMLLPEESEDALQLSAALKKLVNRAPPSKSGEKNMRLEGLVNISQIVGEWLDGRESYPSLSVVGE; from the coding sequence ATGAAACGGCGCGTTGAAGATGCACGCATACTCATGTACAGCCATGACACATTCGGGCTCGGACACCTGCGCCGCTGCCGGACGATCGCACATTCGCTGGTTGGCGACTATCGCGGGCTGAATGTCCTCATTATTTCCGGCGCAACCATCGCCGGGGCATTCGACTACCGTGCCCGCGTCGACTTCGTTCAGGTGCCGAGCGTCATCAAACTCAAGGACGGCGAATACACCTCGATGTCCGGCGACGTCGACCTGAAAGACACGCTGAAGATGCGCCAGGCGATCATCCGCCAGACGGCCGAAAATTTCCAGCCGGACATCTTCATCGTCGACAAGGAACCGCTCGGTCTCAAGGGCGAAGTCGAGGACACGCTGCAATATCTCAAGGCGCGCGGAACGACGTTGGTGCTCGGCATGCGCGATGTGATGGATGCACCACATCTGCTTGATGCCGAGTGGAAGAAGAGCAACATGCTGGAGAAGATCGACCAGTATTATGACCGGGTGTGGGTCTATGGGCCGCCTGATTTCTATGATCCGCTTCTCGGCCTCGACGTTCCCGCCGGCGTACGACGGAAAATGGACTTTGTCGGCTTCCTGCAGCGCAGCGTTCCGCAAGGCAAGAAATCCGAGCACGTGCCGGATGAGGACTACATTCTGGTGACAACAGGCGGCGGCGGCGATGGCGCGGATCTCGTGCGAGATATCGTCAACGCCTACGAACAGGATCGCTCGCTGCAGTACAAGACGCTGATCGTGCTCGGACCCTACATGCCGGCCCGTGAGCGGACCGAACTTGTCGAGCGTGCCAACAAGATCAGTTGTCTCGAGGTGATCGAGTTCGACAAGCGCATGGAAGAACTGATCGATGGTGCGACAGCCGTGGTCGCCATGGGTGGCTACAACACCTATTGCGAAATCCTGTCTTTCGACAAGCCGGCGCTTATCATCCCGCGGACGCGACCGCGCGAGGAACAACTGATCCGCGCCCAGCGGGCGAGTGCACTGGGACTGGTCGACATGCTGCTTCCAGAAGAGTCCGAGGACGCATTGCAGTTATCGGCAGCCTTGAAGAAGCTGGTCAATCGTGCACCTCCATCGAAGAGCGGCGAGAAAAACATGCGGCTCGAGGGTCTCGTCAATATCTCGCAGATCGTCGGCGAGTGGCTCGACGGGCGGGAGAGCTATCCCTCGCTTTCCGTCGTCGGTGAGTAG
- a CDS encoding ABC transporter permease — translation MLRYIVWRIAVMVPTLLVISMLVFTIIQLPPGDFFESQIAELQAQGETANLQEIQELRKEYGLDKPVAVQYVYWVAGMLHGNFGYSFEYQLPVSQVVGDRLWLTILVSFTTILLTWLIAFPIGIYSATHQYSWSDYSLTFFGLLGIAIPNFMLALILMYFANVWFGVSIGHLMDQKYLSQPMSWEKASSILSHLWIPVVIVGTAGTAGMIRRLRANLLDEMQKQYVITARAKGLHPLRALIKYPLRMALNFFVADIGSILPSIISGAEITAIVLSLETTGPMLIKALQSQDMYLAGSFLMFLAVLNVIGVLISDIALGFLDPRIRLQGRSIR, via the coding sequence GTGCTTAGATATATCGTCTGGCGCATTGCCGTCATGGTTCCGACGCTTCTAGTCATCTCTATGCTGGTGTTCACCATCATCCAGTTGCCACCGGGCGACTTCTTCGAAAGCCAGATCGCTGAACTGCAAGCCCAGGGCGAGACCGCCAACCTTCAGGAAATACAGGAGCTTCGCAAGGAATACGGCCTGGATAAGCCGGTGGCAGTCCAGTACGTCTATTGGGTGGCCGGCATGTTGCACGGCAATTTCGGCTATTCCTTCGAATATCAGCTGCCGGTATCGCAGGTGGTCGGCGACCGACTGTGGCTGACCATCCTCGTGTCGTTCACCACCATCCTGCTGACATGGTTGATCGCGTTTCCCATCGGCATCTATTCGGCGACCCATCAGTACAGCTGGAGCGACTATAGCCTGACGTTTTTCGGGCTGCTCGGGATCGCCATTCCGAACTTCATGCTGGCGCTCATCCTGATGTATTTCGCCAATGTCTGGTTCGGCGTCTCCATCGGCCACCTTATGGATCAAAAATATCTGTCCCAGCCGATGAGCTGGGAGAAGGCGAGTTCCATCCTCTCGCATCTGTGGATCCCCGTCGTCATCGTCGGCACGGCCGGTACCGCCGGCATGATCCGGAGGCTGCGCGCCAACCTGCTTGACGAGATGCAGAAGCAATACGTCATCACCGCGCGGGCCAAGGGTCTTCACCCGCTGCGCGCGCTGATCAAATACCCGCTGCGCATGGCCCTCAACTTTTTCGTCGCCGATATCGGTTCGATCCTGCCGTCGATCATCTCAGGCGCTGAAATAACAGCGATCGTGCTGTCGCTGGAGACCACCGGGCCTATGCTGATCAAGGCGTTGCAGAGCCAGGACATGTATCTTGCCGGATCGTTCCTGATGTTCCTCGCCGTACTCAATGTTATCGGCGTGCTGATTTCCGACATAGCCCTTGGCTTTCTCGACCCCCGTATCCGCTTGCAGGGCAGGAGCATCCGTTGA
- a CDS encoding glycosyltransferase family protein, which yields MSGPKVFFYVQHLLGIGHLARASRIANALARRGCSVTLVTGGLPVAGFPGDDVTSIALPPVVAATSGFSGLAHKDGTPVDQAFLDHRRDRLLATFHATRPDVVIIEAFPFGRRQMRFELLPLLDAAETAKPRPKLFSSVRDILQQQKKAGRDAETVATLSAHFDGVLVHGDPRFVRLEETFPLAADIAGKIRYTGLVAPAMPPEPVEVFDIVVSAGGGAVGRDLVRASLEAARRVATERRWCLIAGPNMPEADFMALQNEAPANTQLVRFRSDFPSLLRGAELSISQAGYNTVCDLLVTGCRSILVPFTAGGETEQSVRAERLEALGLATALPEAGLTAEMLEQSVATALQKPKPASHSIDLDGAEKTAVIVQDAA from the coding sequence GTGAGCGGACCAAAGGTATTCTTCTACGTTCAACATCTGCTCGGCATCGGCCATCTCGCCCGTGCAAGCCGCATTGCGAATGCGCTCGCGCGTCGCGGCTGCAGCGTTACGCTGGTGACCGGCGGTTTGCCCGTTGCTGGATTTCCGGGTGACGATGTCACATCAATTGCCCTGCCTCCGGTGGTGGCTGCGACATCGGGATTTTCGGGACTTGCCCACAAGGATGGCACGCCGGTCGACCAGGCATTCCTGGACCACCGCCGCGACCGGCTGCTTGCGACCTTTCATGCGACGCGACCGGACGTCGTCATCATAGAGGCCTTTCCGTTCGGTCGTCGGCAAATGCGGTTCGAATTGCTGCCGCTGCTTGATGCCGCCGAGACTGCAAAGCCGCGGCCAAAGCTTTTCTCATCGGTGCGCGACATCCTTCAGCAGCAGAAGAAGGCGGGGCGCGACGCTGAAACCGTTGCCACGCTCAGTGCACATTTCGACGGCGTGCTGGTCCATGGCGATCCCCGTTTCGTACGTCTTGAGGAAACGTTTCCATTGGCCGCCGATATCGCCGGCAAGATACGCTACACCGGACTTGTGGCACCGGCGATGCCACCGGAGCCGGTCGAGGTCTTCGATATCGTTGTGTCTGCCGGCGGCGGCGCGGTTGGTCGCGACCTCGTCCGCGCCTCTCTCGAAGCGGCGAGACGCGTCGCGACCGAGCGGCGCTGGTGCCTGATCGCGGGGCCGAACATGCCCGAGGCGGACTTCATGGCCCTTCAGAACGAAGCTCCAGCCAATACACAGCTGGTTCGTTTTCGCAGCGATTTCCCGTCGCTGCTGCGTGGGGCCGAGCTATCGATCTCGCAGGCGGGGTACAATACGGTCTGCGACCTGCTGGTCACCGGCTGCCGCTCTATCCTCGTACCGTTCACCGCCGGTGGTGAAACGGAGCAATCTGTCCGCGCAGAACGGCTGGAGGCGCTCGGTCTGGCGACGGCTTTGCCGGAGGCAGGGCTTACGGCCGAGATGCTGGAGCAGTCCGTTGCAACAGCACTGCAGAAACCAAAGCCGGCTTCGCATTCTATCGACCTGGATGGCGCCGAAAAGACGGCTGTTATCGTTCAAGATGCCGCCTGA
- a CDS encoding ABC transporter substrate-binding protein: MVTRRTFLGAIASTMLPAFSARAADRDIEPEYLRPWLDAAQMPAMADRLPDRPRVIQLKAMGRQPGQYGGSVRTIIGGQSDLRFMTIYGYARLIGYDQKLQMQPDILESYDIEDDRVFTFHLRPGHKWSDGAPFTVDDFRYWWEDVILNKQLTPGGGALELRPHGSLPKFEVIDSLTVRYSWDKPNPNFLPIIAAPQPLVLAGPAHYLKQFHKKYQDEIRLSSLMKENHARKWQEMHIKMGRAYRPENPALPVLDPWHNTTAPPAEQFVFERNPYFHRVDENGRQLPYIDRFILNVSSSSIIAAKTGAGESDLQATGIDFDDYAFLKDAEKRYPVKVNLWKMARGSRVALLPNLNCADKVWRDVFRDVRVRRALSMAIDRHEINMAAFYGLGAESADTVLPESPLFKPEYAKAWVNHDPAQANTLLDAAGLDKRNADGLRLLPDGRPMEITVETAGESSLDTDVMELVTDHWRKIGIAAFTRSSQRDIFRSRAMGGRIMMSIWYGLDNGVPTADMNPGELAPTMDDQLQWPLWGMYYLSGGSQGVAPDVPEAAQLNELLAQWGIAASFEERTEIWQKMLAIYTEQVFSIGLINGTLQPILHSKRLQNVPEKALYGFDPTCFLGIYMPDTFWLTEDHPRA; the protein is encoded by the coding sequence GTGGTAACCCGTCGGACGTTCCTTGGTGCAATCGCATCGACCATGCTGCCGGCGTTTTCGGCGCGCGCTGCAGATCGCGATATCGAGCCGGAATATCTTCGGCCTTGGCTCGATGCAGCCCAGATGCCAGCTATGGCCGACCGCCTGCCGGACCGCCCTAGGGTCATCCAGCTAAAGGCGATGGGGCGCCAGCCCGGCCAATATGGAGGCTCGGTGCGGACCATCATCGGCGGGCAGAGCGATCTCCGGTTCATGACGATCTACGGCTATGCGCGACTGATCGGCTATGACCAGAAGTTGCAGATGCAGCCGGACATCCTCGAATCCTACGACATCGAAGACGACCGGGTCTTCACCTTCCACCTCCGGCCCGGCCATAAATGGTCGGATGGCGCGCCGTTCACCGTCGACGATTTTCGCTACTGGTGGGAAGACGTCATCCTCAACAAGCAGCTCACTCCGGGCGGCGGTGCTCTGGAACTGAGGCCGCATGGCAGCCTGCCGAAGTTCGAGGTGATCGATTCCCTGACGGTGCGTTACTCCTGGGACAAGCCGAACCCCAACTTCCTGCCGATCATCGCTGCCCCGCAGCCGCTGGTGCTTGCCGGCCCCGCTCACTACCTCAAGCAGTTCCACAAGAAATACCAGGACGAGATCAGGCTGTCTTCGCTCATGAAGGAAAATCATGCGCGCAAGTGGCAGGAGATGCACATCAAGATGGGTCGAGCATACCGTCCGGAAAATCCGGCCCTGCCGGTGCTGGACCCGTGGCACAACACCACCGCACCACCGGCCGAGCAGTTCGTTTTCGAGCGCAACCCGTATTTCCACCGTGTCGACGAGAACGGGCGGCAGCTTCCCTATATCGACCGCTTCATTTTGAATGTCAGTTCGTCGTCGATCATAGCCGCCAAAACCGGTGCCGGCGAAAGCGACCTGCAGGCGACCGGCATCGATTTTGATGATTATGCGTTCCTGAAAGACGCCGAAAAGCGCTACCCGGTGAAGGTAAACCTCTGGAAAATGGCGCGCGGCTCCCGCGTGGCGCTGTTGCCAAATCTCAATTGCGCCGACAAGGTCTGGCGCGATGTTTTCCGCGACGTCAGGGTACGCCGGGCGCTGTCCATGGCGATCGACCGCCATGAGATCAACATGGCGGCTTTCTATGGCCTCGGTGCCGAAAGCGCTGACACCGTGCTGCCCGAAAGCCCGCTCTTCAAGCCGGAATACGCCAAGGCGTGGGTGAACCACGACCCGGCCCAGGCCAACACCCTGCTTGACGCCGCTGGCCTCGACAAGCGCAACGCCGATGGCCTGCGCCTGCTGCCAGACGGGCGGCCGATGGAAATCACCGTCGAGACGGCGGGCGAAAGCTCGCTCGACACCGATGTGATGGAGCTGGTCACCGACCACTGGCGGAAGATCGGCATTGCCGCCTTTACCCGCTCCTCGCAGCGCGACATCTTCCGCAGCCGCGCGATGGGCGGGCGTATCATGATGTCCATCTGGTACGGGCTGGATAACGGCGTACCGACCGCAGACATGAACCCCGGCGAACTGGCCCCCACGATGGACGACCAGCTTCAATGGCCGCTCTGGGGCATGTATTACCTGTCCGGCGGCAGCCAAGGGGTTGCCCCCGATGTTCCCGAGGCTGCGCAGCTGAACGAGCTCCTGGCACAATGGGGTATCGCAGCGTCGTTCGAGGAACGAACGGAAATCTGGCAAAAAATGCTGGCGATCTATACCGAGCAGGTCTTTTCGATCGGCTTGATCAATGGCACCCTGCAGCCCATCCTGCACTCCAAGCGGTTGCAGAACGTGCCTGAAAAGGCGCTCTACGGCTTCGACCCGACATGCTTTCTCGGCATCTACATGCCCGATACCTTCTGGCTGACGGAGGACCATCCCCGTGCTTAG
- a CDS encoding glycosyltransferase family 4 protein: protein MTIRKKILVVLKGYPRLSETFIAQELLGLEQAGFDLTLISMRRPTDKKRHPVHDEIKARVVYLPEYLHEEPLRVVKALLSVRRRPGFRPLLRQFWTDLKRDPTRNRFRRLGQAMVLAHEWPDGAEWLHAHFIHTPASVTAYASILTGTPWTCSAHAKDIWTSPDWELTEKLGQARWAVTCTHSGFDHMRTLTPFKERVHLSYHGLDLARFSPPEVDHSDRNGSDPAAPVLLLSVGRAVEKKGYDVLLRALALLPETLHWRFEHIGGGDRLPDLKVLADSLGIADRIIWKGAMAQEEVLAHYRRADVFALACRVAADGDRDGLPNVLVEASSQRLACISTRVSGVPELLIDGENGLLVSSEDPTGLARALETAIRDPALRHRLGLAAERRVRENFDYHSSIRHLSRLFEEEWQKDDNRKYSA, encoded by the coding sequence TTGACTATCCGAAAGAAAATTCTGGTCGTCCTGAAGGGCTATCCCCGGCTGTCGGAAACGTTTATCGCCCAGGAACTGCTTGGGCTGGAACAGGCCGGTTTCGACCTGACGCTGATCTCGATGCGCCGTCCCACCGACAAGAAGCGGCATCCGGTCCACGACGAGATCAAGGCGCGTGTCGTCTACCTGCCGGAATATCTGCACGAGGAGCCGTTGCGCGTCGTCAAGGCGCTGCTATCGGTCAGGCGCCGACCCGGCTTTCGGCCGCTGCTGCGCCAATTCTGGACCGACCTGAAGCGTGACCCGACGCGCAACCGATTTCGCCGCCTTGGCCAGGCCATGGTGCTGGCGCATGAGTGGCCTGACGGAGCCGAGTGGCTACATGCCCACTTCATACACACCCCCGCCTCCGTAACCGCCTATGCAAGCATTCTCACCGGCACCCCCTGGACCTGTTCGGCGCATGCCAAGGATATCTGGACATCGCCCGACTGGGAACTGACCGAAAAGCTCGGACAGGCACGATGGGCCGTGACCTGCACTCATAGTGGTTTTGACCACATGCGAACTTTGACCCCGTTCAAGGAGCGTGTGCACCTAAGTTACCACGGCCTCGACCTCGCCCGTTTCAGCCCTCCGGAAGTTGACCATTCCGACCGCAACGGCAGCGATCCCGCTGCACCGGTGTTGCTGCTCAGCGTCGGCCGCGCCGTCGAAAAAAAGGGCTACGACGTGCTGCTGCGGGCGCTGGCGCTGTTGCCGGAGACGCTTCACTGGCGTTTCGAGCATATCGGCGGCGGCGACCGGTTGCCCGACCTTAAGGTATTGGCGGACAGTCTCGGCATTGCCGACCGCATCATCTGGAAGGGTGCGATGGCGCAGGAAGAGGTGCTGGCACACTATCGACGTGCCGATGTGTTCGCGCTTGCCTGCCGCGTTGCTGCCGACGGCGACCGCGATGGGCTGCCGAACGTGCTGGTCGAGGCCTCCAGCCAGCGTCTCGCCTGCATCTCGACGCGGGTCTCCGGCGTTCCGGAACTTTTGATCGACGGCGAGAATGGGCTGCTGGTCTCTTCCGAAGACCCAACCGGCCTGGCACGGGCCCTGGAAACCGCAATCCGCGACCCTGCCCTGCGCCACCGTCTGGGTTTGGCCGCAGAGCGGCGGGTGCGCGAGAACTTCGACTATCATTCCAGCATCCGACACCTCAGCCGGCTGTTCGAAGAGGAATGGCAAAAAGACGACAACCGGAAGTATTCGGCGTGA
- a CDS encoding ABC transporter ATP-binding protein, whose amino-acid sequence MEKSLAKYIWSNTRLEQIWILLVVAASMVPYFLSFDLPKQIVNGPIQGKGFEGEGATQSFMHIAYDIPFVGHIEVFKGLKLDRFEMLIALSLVFLALVVLNGLFKLYINTYKGRLGERMLRRIRFELVDRVLRFPPSHFKRVKAAEIATMIKDEVEPLGGFTGDAFVQPALLGGQAVTALIFIIMQNFWLGMIAASIVAVQAIIIPRMRKRLLELGRQRQLTARELSGRVGEIVDGIGTIHGNDTSNFERADIAARLGLIFSIRYDLYQWKFLVKFINNFLAQVTPFLFYSIGGFLALQGRLDIGQLVAVINAYKDLPGPLKELIDWDQSRQDVQVKYNQVVEQFSVDRLIDPRVQVMDPKSPTRLEHALVATNLTISDDSGARVLDHISLEIQPGETVAIVGESGSGGEYLAEAFGRLVWPDSGKVTVDGHDILELPESVTGRRIAYAGSDTYFFHGTLRDNILYGLKHAPLTTVTYEGEAAVRNKWAISEAKRAGNPSLSLDSDWVDYTSAGATGPDDLYSVIRPVLDSVLMSQDILDMALRSTVDTETHKDLTERIVELRHALIERLKEQDLDGLVVPFEFTAYNTQATVGENLLFGTLKRPLMTNRKLAAHPYFIKLFQDSGLNSELYDMGIEIAENTVELFNDLPPDHPFFQQLTFMTADDIPDYQALLQKRGGRNFETATPEERASIIRLSFSYIEPRHRFGLLTKQLMNKIVEARTEFHKHIPADLNAVIERYDPERFTASATLMDNVLFGRIAHQQADAPEQIHVIMRDLFDRLGLQDSVLAIGLDFDVGSGGKRLTNVQRQKLNLARALLKRADYLIFNRPLVALDHRIQDQIVRTVLRDIENSDHNPAIIWVLSNVALAEQFHRVLVFQGGTLAESGTTEDLLQHDGMFKELLSL is encoded by the coding sequence ATGGAAAAAAGCCTCGCCAAATATATCTGGTCGAACACGCGCCTCGAGCAGATATGGATCCTGCTCGTCGTTGCCGCGTCCATGGTGCCTTACTTCCTGTCCTTCGACCTGCCAAAGCAGATCGTCAACGGCCCGATCCAGGGCAAGGGCTTCGAGGGCGAAGGCGCCACGCAGTCCTTCATGCATATCGCCTACGACATCCCTTTCGTTGGCCATATCGAGGTGTTCAAGGGCCTGAAGCTCGACCGTTTCGAGATGCTGATCGCGCTGAGCCTGGTTTTTCTGGCGCTGGTGGTGCTGAACGGTCTCTTCAAACTCTACATCAATACCTACAAGGGCAGGCTTGGCGAGCGCATGCTGCGCCGCATCCGCTTCGAACTCGTCGATCGGGTCCTGCGTTTTCCGCCTTCGCACTTCAAGCGCGTCAAGGCTGCTGAAATCGCGACGATGATCAAGGACGAGGTAGAGCCCCTCGGCGGCTTTACCGGCGACGCATTCGTACAGCCTGCGCTGCTCGGCGGCCAGGCGGTCACCGCGCTGATCTTCATCATCATGCAGAATTTCTGGCTCGGCATGATCGCTGCCAGCATCGTCGCGGTCCAGGCGATCATTATTCCCCGTATGCGCAAGCGACTGCTGGAGCTTGGCCGCCAGCGCCAACTGACGGCGCGCGAGCTTTCCGGCCGCGTTGGCGAGATAGTCGATGGCATCGGCACCATCCATGGCAACGACACTTCCAACTTCGAAAGGGCTGATATCGCCGCGCGGCTGGGGCTGATCTTCTCGATCCGCTATGACCTTTACCAGTGGAAGTTCCTGGTCAAGTTCATCAATAACTTCCTGGCCCAGGTTACACCGTTCCTGTTCTATTCGATCGGCGGGTTTCTCGCCTTGCAGGGGCGCCTGGACATCGGCCAACTGGTGGCAGTCATCAACGCCTACAAGGATCTGCCAGGACCGCTCAAGGAACTGATCGACTGGGACCAGTCGCGTCAGGATGTGCAGGTAAAATACAATCAGGTGGTCGAGCAATTCAGCGTCGACAGGCTGATCGACCCGCGCGTGCAGGTCATGGACCCCAAATCTCCGACACGGCTGGAGCATGCGCTTGTCGCCACCAACCTGACAATCAGCGACGACAGCGGCGCCCGTGTTCTCGACCATATCTCGCTCGAGATCCAGCCCGGCGAAACCGTGGCGATCGTCGGCGAGAGTGGCAGTGGCGGCGAGTATCTGGCGGAGGCCTTCGGACGGCTGGTCTGGCCGGACAGTGGCAAGGTGACGGTCGATGGGCACGACATCCTGGAATTACCCGAATCGGTAACGGGCCGACGCATCGCCTATGCCGGCTCGGACACCTACTTCTTCCACGGAACGTTGCGCGACAACATTCTCTATGGCTTGAAGCATGCCCCGCTGACGACCGTCACCTATGAGGGCGAGGCGGCGGTGCGCAACAAGTGGGCCATTTCGGAGGCCAAGCGAGCCGGCAACCCGTCTCTCAGCCTCGACAGCGACTGGGTCGACTACACATCTGCCGGGGCGACCGGACCGGACGATCTTTACAGCGTCATCCGACCGGTGCTCGATTCGGTGCTGATGTCGCAGGATATTCTCGACATGGCGCTGCGCTCCACGGTCGATACAGAGACGCACAAGGACCTGACCGAACGGATCGTCGAACTGCGCCACGCCCTCATCGAACGGCTGAAGGAGCAGGATCTCGACGGGCTGGTCGTGCCGTTCGAATTCACCGCCTACAATACGCAGGCGACGGTAGGTGAAAACCTGCTGTTCGGCACGCTGAAGCGTCCGCTGATGACCAACAGGAAGCTTGCAGCCCATCCCTATTTCATCAAGCTCTTCCAGGACAGCGGCCTGAATAGCGAACTCTACGACATGGGCATCGAGATCGCCGAGAACACCGTCGAGTTGTTCAACGACCTGCCGCCGGACCATCCCTTCTTCCAGCAACTGACCTTCATGACGGCGGACGACATTCCCGACTATCAGGCCCTGCTGCAGAAACGGGGCGGCCGCAACTTCGAGACGGCGACACCCGAAGAGCGGGCATCGATCATTCGTCTCAGTTTCTCCTACATCGAGCCGCGTCATCGCTTCGGTCTGCTCACCAAGCAGTTGATGAACAAGATCGTCGAGGCACGTACGGAGTTTCACAAGCATATCCCGGCCGATCTGAACGCCGTCATCGAACGCTACGATCCCGAGCGCTTCACGGCTTCGGCCACATTGATGGACAACGTGCTGTTTGGGCGCATCGCCCACCAGCAGGCCGATGCGCCTGAGCAGATCCATGTGATCATGCGGGATCTTTTCGACAGGCTCGGCCTGCAGGACAGCGTATTGGCAATCGGCCTCGATTTCGACGTCGGCTCCGGCGGCAAGCGCCTGACCAACGTCCAGCGCCAGAAGCTGAACCTTGCCCGCGCGCTGCTGAAGCGCGCAGACTATCTGATCTTTAACAGGCCGCTGGTTGCACTCGACCATCGCATCCAGGACCAGATCGTCCGCACCGTTCTACGCGACATTGAAAACAGCGACCACAACCCGGCAATCATCTGGGTTCTGTCGAATGTTGCGCTGGCGGAGCAGTTCCATCGCGTCCTGGTATTTCAGGGCGGCACGCTGGCCGAAAGCGGCACAACCGAAGATCTTTTGCAGCACGACGGGATGTTCAAAGAACTTTTATCGTTATAG